The genomic segment AATCCTGCTCATCAGGTCCTAGAAGTGCCTGGCAGGCTACTGAAGCACAGACTCCATAGTGAATGGAGTACAGTAACCTTTCAATATctaccccctgcagagttttgtatttattcagaaaaaattatatgtcacctctccagagacTGCTCATAGAGACTCACAATGAAATCAAACAAGGCATCAAAACCAAGCAAGGGCATAAAAACAAGTAAGGCAAACACTGAGCAGCCTGAAATGATATTAATAAAACAGTACTCGAGATAGAAGCAGatcataaaacagctaaaaaagaTGAAACCTCTCAGTTAAAAtacttggtaaaaaaaaaaaaaaggttttggccTGGTACCCAAAAGAGGGTGGGTGCCCAGCAAGTCTCATGGGTGAACCcaaggcaccaccactgaaaaagccctgtctctagtcatCACCTGCCTCATCTCTGCAGAAAGggtcacagagagcagggctggaGAAGATCTTCTTAACTGCTGGAATGGATAGTATGGAAGGACGCACTCCCACTTACCTGATAGTCATGGTCTATGGGCTCCACCACTGGATTGCCAATGCGCTTGAGCATGATGGAATAGCAGAGGCATATGGTGAACAGAGGCAACAGATAAACAGCCAGGAAAGTGTACAGAATAAAACTGCGCTCCTGGCTCTTGCTGGTGAAGGCTTCAATACAGTAGGTCCGCAGGCCATACCAGTAGCCAACCTCAGTGCGGTGGTATAGAGCCATGGGTAGCGAGAGAATGAAGGAACCTGGAGACCAAAGACATGGAATTCAGAGCCCTGAAGGACAATGCTCCATGGTGTCACCTGCAGAGGTCAAAACCAAACCTGGGCTCGGGGGGAAACTGAAGAACAGTCAAGGGGACTTCGTTTTGATACTGTGTAATTACTGTTCCACTGAAGATGAGGCGAGACCTGGAATTAGTACCAAACACCTTATAGAGACCTCCATATGGGTTTATGGGGCTAGTCCTGGGAAGTTCAAATTGGCTACAGTTAGGATGTAGGTCTCGCTCTGGCTCCTCTGCATGAAACTCTTGTCTTGGCCCTCTAGCTATGTACGCATAgttcttagaagaagagttggtttttatatgccgactttctctaccacttaagggagaatcaaaccagcttacaatcaccttcccttcccctccccacaacagacaccctgtgaggtaggtggggctgagagagctccaagaaagctgtgacttttgttagtcacccagctggcctttatgcataggcgtggggaaaccaacccgggtcaccagattagcgtccgccgctcatgtggaggagtggggaatcaaacccggttctccagattagaatctacctctccaaaccaccgtttttaaccactgcaccacgctggccacACTTACCAATCCAAATAGCAAAACTGACAGCCATGGCTACTTGGGGGGTTCGGTAACGTAAAGACTGCAGTGGATACAGTGTAGCATAACAGCGGTCCACACTCATAGCCATCAGAGTGATGCAGGTGGCCTGTACTGTAACCTGGTGGGAAAACAAAGACAACAGTAAAGGCTTGGAATCTATATCCACTAGTGAGTTGACCGTGTATACCTTTGCACACAGACCTTCCttccataagaagaagagttggtttttatatgctgactttctctaccacttaagggagactcaaatcagcttacaatcaccttcccttcccctccccacaacagacaccctgtgaggtaggtggggctgagagagctctaacagagctgtgactagcccaaggtcacccagctggcttcgtgtgtaggagtggggaaacatatccagttcaccagattagcctccaccgctcatgtggaggagtggggaatcaaacttggttctccagatcagagtccaccactccaaatcattgcttttaaccactacaccgcgagAATGACCACTGCACACCCTCGAGAATGACCACTGCACACAGACAGCTATCTACATGAATCCAGTTATGCTGTTATACCCACCACCACATCTCCTTGTACACTTAAATATCACACACATTCTCCCATCACTCAAGCTCACCTGCTGCAAATAGTTGACAAATTTGCACATGAAGTCCCCAAAAACCCAGCTGGGCAGGGGATAGAGTGTGGCAGTGAATGGTACGCAGCATACTAAGAATATGATGTCAGTGGTAGCCAGGTTTGCTGCAAAGGACATAGAGATTATTTCAGTACGGGACTAGCTCTGcctgtcagcccccccccccagtttaaaccTCCTCTGCATTATGTGCTTCCTTGCCTCTTGCTGCCTTGCTCTCCCAGCAGCAGTCGCGTGGGCCAAGGCAGAAGGGCATCACACGCAGGCAAAACACATGATGGCCATGCCCTCCTCTGGCTGTGTCGGCGCCCCCCTCTGCCCGccacctggggcagctgcccctctCGTCCCCCTAGATCCTGCCCTGTGTAGTATATATCATATTCACAAGCACTGGACTCAGTACCAACTGAGGTGGGATGCTCCTCTTATCAACATTCTCCATCCTTCTGCTTCATGTTGCCTACTTAATGCTCGACTGGGATTCCAGCCAACATAGACTTTGGAGTGCCAATAGGGTGGATCTAACCATCCTCCAaatagccttcctccagcttaaggagccttcttccaaaagcggttcttcctccaacagaagagccacttagaCTGGAAAAAGACACCAAACTTTACTCAGTGGAGTGGGAGGTTAGAGGTACGACCCACTTCAAAATGTCCTGAATATTCCAGAATAAAGAGTGCTTAAAACCAAGGCTCTAGTTGCATTACAATTCAGCTTCATTTCATTCCAATCCCAGTAAAAATCTTTATATAGTTCACCAATATATGGGCTTCCTTCTCGGTGAATTATGCACTTGgaatttttgttcattttctgATAAAGAACACTATTTGTGCTATTGCTCCAAGACGCCCATACACACTCCGGTACATTTTGTGAATGTATCAAAAACGGGAGGGATCTTGCAATGGAATTGTGAAGTAGGCAGGTTCAGCCGTCAGCAAAACAAATTTAGACAATTGTGAAGCAAGTTAAAATGCTCAGGGGGTAAAACAGGAGGAATGATACAAATTCAGCCTAATCTTTCAGAAAGAAAAAAGTCCATCTGTCTACACGCTGGACTTAGCACAAAGATTAGCTATGCACATTTTGGTTGCTCAGGAAAATGGAAAATAGGGGGACCATGTGGAGCCTTCCCCTTTAGGTATCTCCATTGGACAGAAACCCGATGGCCCACCAAGCAAGCAAACCTCTGCACTTCAGTCCAGCTCCAGCTAATGATTGGCAGGCGATTCCCAGTCACTTTTGTCCTTGACCGAGACCAAGGGGGTGCAGAAGAAGTTCTTTTTGTCTAGCTCAGCAGGGGTGCTATTCTAGCAAGACTGGATGGGATTTCTTGACACATTTCAATGAATGTTGCTCATTTGGTATACGGGCGAGCGAGAAAACGCAAAGGAGTCTTCACACTACCAAAGATATAAGTATGCATGAAGACATTCTCATTTTGTACCAGGCATGGTTATGTGCTGAAATTATATGTAGTTCTGGAACACAGCCTCTATCTGTAACTAGTTGATGGGTACAATATTTGCTATTTTTGAAAAATAGAATGACGAAATCTGTCATTGAAAACGGTAATATtgcagttaattttttaaaagataaatactcacagaagaagggcaggatataaatgtaagaaAATTGCCAATATTTATTTAACCCTTTTTATAGTGCACTTCCTCCTGCACTcccaggttaggctgaaagtgtgtggttGGCCAAGGTATCTTAGCTCGCTTCCACGGAAgcttgggatttgaacctgggtcttccagattctagcctgaccactgtgtgtatgtgtaaagtgccctcaagtcacagccgacttatagcgaccccagcaaggggctgtcaaggcaagtgagaagcagaggtggtttgccattgccttcctctgcagagtcttccttggtggtctcccttccaagtaccgaccctgcttagcttccgagatctgatgagatcaggctataccgtgctgccttccctcccagctgGCAAGATATACTACATGGAATTCATCCCAGGAACTGAGCTAGCAGAATGTTCTGGGCTACTGTGATCCATCTATAACTGTGTTACAAAGCAATTCAACAACAGGTTAGTTTTAACCAGCTGTCTATAAGATCAATAAATGCAAACCTTAAGAGATAACCGGCCAGCACCAATATTAGAGAACACTTTATCTACTGAACTGCATAGGGAAGGGAGTTAGTGATACAACAGCATTGATCCACAGAAAATGAAATAGTCTTGTAGAAACATGATATTATAGCCAATTCACTGTCATGTTGATTTTCAATAACCTTTTCTTCCCTCAGGGTTGTATATGACAAACAACTGTCAGTGAGTGGAAAAGGTCATGAATGCCAGGATCAAATTACTCTACAGTAAAATCCTAAAATGACTACACCTTTATAAGTACATtggcttagatgggtgtaactctatATAGGATTATACTGTCCATTAAAAAAACCACGACTGCGACCAATGGGCACAATCTGACATATTAAGTGAGAGTCGAAGATGGAAATCACTAAATGGGGGCTGCAAATCAGGGTGGAAGAAGAAAGCTGGGCTGGAAGAAGTCTGAGTCTCTTTCTACCAGTTTAATGAGTGgcatacaagcatacctcagagatactgcaggttcagttccagaccaccacaataaagcaaatatcacaataaagcgaATCACACAAATGTTTTGGTTTCCCAATGCGTATAAAAGTTACGTTTACACTCTACTGTAGTCTGTTAAGTGTACAGTAGCATTAtgaaaaaaaatgtactgtaataatgaaaaagtttgaaatattgtgagaattaccaaaatgtgacactgaGACACATggacaaaaacgcatggtcgctttagcctcctttattccctgtttcagccaggattcagcaaggatcgaacgcatgtgtttcgccgaacgtgcattcgatccttgctgaaaaagagaataaaggaggctaaagcgactgtgcgtttttgcccaaagtgagcacatgctgttgggaaagtGGTGCTGATAGAATTGCTAAAAAATGCAACATCTGCAAAGTGCAATAAAGAGAAGTGCAATAAAATGAAGTATGCCCGTAATTTATAGCATCTGGGGAGCAGAACTGCTATTGGTCAGAAAGGCAAGAAGCTGCagggcaaccctagaagcaaggagaggaggaaggcaaGGGGTGGGTGGCTCACTCACCGATATAGAAGTTAGTGGCCGTGCGCATCTGGCGGTGCTTGCTGATGACATAGATGACCAATGAGTTCCCGACCAGACCAAGCAGCATGATGAGGGCATAAAAGAGGGGCACGAGCCACGCGTCGGTCAGAAACGGGGGGGAGGTATCCTCTCCACTGCTGTTAAAGATCCACAAGTGCATCCCACCTTCGAGGGCGCCTGTGCTGGGCTTGGCACTGCCCGGCCAGGATGTAGGCTCTGCTGTCCAGCTGGGCCAGGCCTCTGAATGCAAAGGTGCTGCATCCATTCTGAGTGGAGTACCAAGGCAGATGGTGCCAGCAGTCAGAAGTGTGCAGTCCGTTCCTCTGAGAAGCCTGGCTGGGAAGTCTCTGTCTGGGAAAAGCAAAATTGGTAGGAGGTGCTGAAGCCACTAATGCCCCAGGGATGCACAGTCTCTTCTTA from the Euleptes europaea isolate rEulEur1 chromosome 1, rEulEur1.hap1, whole genome shotgun sequence genome contains:
- the LOC130491527 gene encoding G-protein coupled receptor 54-like yields the protein MDAAPLHSEAWPSWTAEPTSWPGSAKPSTGALEGGMHLWIFNSSGEDTSPPFLTDAWLVPLFYALIMLLGLVGNSLVIYVISKHRQMRTATNFYIANLATTDIIFLVCCVPFTATLYPLPSWVFGDFMCKFVNYLQQVTVQATCITLMAMSVDRCYATLYPLQSLRYRTPQVAMAVSFAIWIGSFILSLPMALYHRTEVGYWYGLRTYCIEAFTSKSQERSFILYTFLAVYLLPLFTICLCYSIMLKRIGNPVVEPIDHDYQVQHLSERSAAMRAKISKMVVVIVLLFTICWGPIQFYLLFQGFYRHFQANYETYKIKTWANCMSYANSSLNPIVYAFMGDSFRKSFKKAFPFLFRQRVQDNGMPSGCHNAELKFVT